The Branchiostoma floridae strain S238N-H82 chromosome 17, Bfl_VNyyK, whole genome shotgun sequence genome has a window encoding:
- the LOC118405111 gene encoding placenta-specific gene 8 protein-like, producing MASVHPVADPTQEQKGPMAMAGQYPPVAGPAFPAMPMQPQVIPHQPGGYVTTMGPQKREWSSGLGACCDNPNSCLLSFFCAQCYTCHLLPRMDENCWVGWMGWPWPPLGYGIFGMRVKMREQHNIHGDLCTDACTSIWCPWCALAQMSREMDYVIEQPAMARQ from the exons ATGGCGTCCGTGCACCCAGTTGCGGACCCGACACAGGAACAGAAAGGCCCGATGGCGATGGCGGGCCAGTACCCGCCTGTAGCTGGACCTGCGTTTCCAGCCATGCCTATGCAACCACAG GTGATCCCCCACCAGCCCGGCGGGTACGTGACCACTATGGGCCCGCAGAAACGTGAGTGGAGCAGCGGTCTTGGTGCGTGCTGCGACAACCCCAACAGCT GTTTGTTGTCCTTCTTTTGCGCTCAATGCTACACCTGCCACCTACTCCCTCGCATGGACGAGAATTGTTGGGTCGGTTGGATGGGATGGCCATGGCCTCCTTTGGGGTATGGTATTTTCGGCATGAGGGTCAAGATGCGGGAGCAACACAACATACAC GGTGACCTGTGCACCGACGCCTGCACCTCAATCTGGTGCCCCTGGTGTGCTCTCGCGCAAATGTCTCGCGAGATGGATTACGTCATCGAGCAGCCTGCCATGGCGCGCCAGTAG